TAGCAAAGTTGATAAGTGCAAAAAACACATCGCCAAGTTCAGCTTCCATCTCAGATTGATTTTTATTTTTTGCTTCTGCTTCAAACTCGCTAATTTCTTCTTTAACTTTGTCTAAAATTTGTTCTGATTTTTCCCAATCAAAACCTACACTGGCAACTTTGTCTTGAATGCGTTGAGATTTGACCATAGCGGGTAAACTTTTAGGCACGCCACCTAAAACAGATTTGTTCCCTTTTTTTAATTTTATCATTTCCCAATTTTGCTTGACATCTTCTTCATTTTCAACCTTAACATCTCCATAAATATGTGGATGACGCTCTATCATTTTTTTGCAAATGGTGTTGATAACATCTTGTATATCAAACTTGTTTCTTTCTGAAGCAATTTTAGAATAAAAAACAATATGCAAAAGCAAATCGCCTAATTCACCTTTTATAGCATCATAATCTTCTTCAATTATAGCATCGGTAAGTTCGTAAGTCTCTTCAACAGTTAGGTGACTTAATGTGTGAATGGTTTGTTTTCGATCCCATGGACAACCTTCGCGGAGTTCATCCATGATTTTTAATAATCGAGAAAAACTTTTTTCTTTTGATGGGTTCATTTTTTTTCTTTCAAAAGTAATGAATACTTTTTTAGC
This genomic window from Flavobacterium sp. CS20 contains:
- the mazG gene encoding nucleoside triphosphate pyrophosphohydrolase: MNPSKEKSFSRLLKIMDELREGCPWDRKQTIHTLSHLTVEETYELTDAIIEEDYDAIKGELGDLLLHIVFYSKIASERNKFDIQDVINTICKKMIERHPHIYGDVKVENEEDVKQNWEMIKLKKGNKSVLGGVPKSLPAMVKSQRIQDKVASVGFDWEKSEQILDKVKEEISEFEAEAKNKNQSEMEAELGDVFFALINFARHHNINPERALELTNKKFIKRFKFLEDQTKKKNLKLHEMSFDDMNKYWEDAKKM